A stretch of Lathyrus oleraceus cultivar Zhongwan6 chromosome 6, CAAS_Psat_ZW6_1.0, whole genome shotgun sequence DNA encodes these proteins:
- the LOC127092351 gene encoding uncharacterized protein At1g66480 — translation MGNSLGGKKTTKVMKIDGETFKLKTPVKVGEVLKDHPGLVLLESEEVKHYGVRAKPLELHKELKAKRLYFLVELPKESRVTRRVRSVINMSAKDRLENLSLARRSASDLTIIKSASDFEVGKEELANGGVRLKMRLPKAEVEKLMQSSKDEGEAAEKIMSLCMANGSNDKKQKKEMVWKGSRGDGEFKKAYEKRVSFMPINEGSCSIAVAS, via the exons ATGGGAAATAGTTTAGGTGGGAAAAAGACCACAAAGGTGATGAAAATTGATGGTGAAACATTCAAACTAAAGACACCGGTAAAAGTCGGTGAAGTGCTTAAGGATCACCCGGGTCTTGTCTTGTTAGAATCCGAGGAGGTGAAGCATTATGGAGTAAGGGCAAAGCCATTGGAGTTACACAAGGAATTGAAGGCGAAAAGGCTCTACTTTCTTGTGGAACTTCCAAAGGAAAGTAGGGTTACGAGAAGGGTTCGTTCGGTGATTAACATGAGTGCTAAAGACAGGCTCGAGAATCTGTCTTTAGCTCGACGGTCAGCTTCTGACCTAACGATTATAAAATCGGCGAGCGATTTCGAGGTGGGAAAAGAAGAGTTGGCGAATGGCGGGGTGAGGTTGAAAATGCGACTTCCAAAGGCAGAAGTTGAGAAGTTGATGCAAAGTAGTAAGGATGAAGGTGAGGCTGCTGAGAAGATTATGAGTCTTTGTATGGCTAATGGTAGCAATGATAAGAAACAAAAGAAGGAAATGGTTTGGAAAGGTAGTAGAGGTGATGGTGAATTCAAAAAAGCTTATGAG AAAAGGGTGAGTTTTATGCCAATTAATGAAGGAAGTTGTTCCATTGCAGTGGCTTCCTAA
- the LOC127092350 gene encoding quinolinate phosphoribosyltransferase [decarboxylating] 1a, with translation MSLTYKLGFLPQPFHTARNLTTNFPPSLRFSVKLKGQPKLRTVVEMSATEVTNPTIAYDSFTVKPPLHPTYDLKGIIKLALAEDAGDRGDVTCLATIPFDMEVEAYFLAKEDGVVAGIALAEMIFNEVDPSLKVEWSKNDGDFVHKGLQFGKVHGRAHNIVVAERVVLNFMQRMSGIATLTKAMANAASPAYILETRKTAPCLRLLDKWAVLIGGGRNHRMGLFDMVMIKDNHISTAGGVTNALKSVDLYLEKNSLQLEVEVETRTLEEVEEVLQYASQTKTSLTRIMLDNMVVPLPNGDVDITMLKEAVRLVNGRFETEASGNVTIDTVHKIGQSGVTYISSGSLTHSVKALDISLKIDTELALEVGRRTGRA, from the exons ATGTCTCTTACCTACAAACTAGGGTTCTTACCACAACCATTTCACACTGCCAGAAACCTAACTACAAACTTTCCTCCTTCACTCAG GTTTTCTGTTAAACTCAAAGGGCAACCAAAGCTCAG GACTGTTGTTGAAATGTCGGCAACTGAAGTCACGAATCCGACGATCGCGTACGATTCCTTCACAGTAAAGCCTCCTCTGCACCCTACTTACGATTTGAAAGGCATTATCAAGTTGGCCCTTGCAGAAGATGCTGGGGATCGAG GTGATGTAACATGCTTGGCCACTATTCCGTTTGACATGGAAGTGGAAGCTTATTTCTTGGCGAAGGAGGATGGCGTCGTTGCTGGAATTGCACTTGCAGAGATGATATTTAATGAGGTCGACCCTTCTCTAAAG GTGGAGTGGTCTAAAAATGATGGAGACTTTGTCCATAAAGGACTGCAGTTTGGAAAAGTTCATG GACGGGCGCATAACATTGTTGTAGCGGAAAGGGTAGTGCTAAACTTTATGCAGAGGATGAGTGGCATTGCAACTTTAACCAAG GCAATGGCAAATGCAGCATCCCCTGCATATATATTGGAGACTAGGAAAACTGCTCCGTGTTTACGTTTATTGGATAAGTGGGCG GTATTAATTGGTGGAGGTCGAAATCATAGGATGGGTTTGTTTGACATGGTTATGATAAAAGATAATCATATATCAACTGCTGGTGGTGTTACAAATGCTCTTAAAAGCGTAGACCTGTATCTAGAGAAAAATAGCCTTCAATTGGAGGTTGAG GTTGAGACCAGGACACTTGAGGAAGTGGAAGAAGTATTACAATATGCATCTCAAACAAAGACTTCTTTAACTCGAATCATGTTGGATAATATGGTTGTACCTTTACCTAACGGAGATGTGGACATAACTATGCTGAAAGAAGCTGTTCGGTTGGTTAATGGGCGATTTGAAACTGAG GCTTCAGGCAACGTTACCATAGATACAGTACATAAAATCGGGCAAAGTGGAGTAACCTACATTTCTAG CGGTTCCTTGACTCATTCAGTAAAAGCACTCGACATTTCTCTCAAAATTGATACTGAATTGGCGCTTGAAGTTGGAAGGCGCACCGGAAGAGCTTGA